The genomic region GTGAGCTTGGCCCCTTCGCGCACAAGAGGGTTCTTGCCCCCCTTTTCCATCACTTCCGTCGAACACTTCAGGCCGTGATGGATTTCAGGATCGAGCTTTCGATAGAGCTTACCTTTGGAAACACGGATCTCTTCCACCGGATAATACATCCGCAGCAAGTCGTCGGTGCTGTAGCCAAAGGCCTTCAGCAGGATAGTCGCCGGCATCTTCCGACGCCGATCGATGCGCACGTACAAAATATCGCGCGCGTCGAATTCAAAATCCAACCACGATCCGCGATACGGAATAATTCTGGCAGAGTAGAGGACTTTCCCGCTGGCGTGCGTCCGCCCCTTGTCATGCGTGAAGGACGCGCCCGGCGAGCGGTGCAACTGACTGACCACCACTCGCTCGGTCCCGTTAATCAAAAACGTTCCGCGTTCAGTCATCAGCGGCAGCTCGCCGACATAGACCTCCTGCTCCCGAACGTCCAGCACCTTTTTCTTGGGGCCCTTGTCCTCTTTATCGAAAACAATCAGCCGCACGCGCAGCTTCAAGGGAACAGCAAACGTCATTCCCTGCTCAAGACATTCCCGCTCGTCGTACTTCGGAGTTCCCAACGAATAGTTGGAAAATTCCAAGGCGGCAGTGTTGTTATAGTCAGTGATGGGAAAGACGCTGGCTAACGCCGCCTGCAACCCCTGATCCTTGCGACGGTCGGGCTCGACTTCCATCTGGAGAAACTCTTCGTAGGATCGTTTCTGGATTTCGATGAGATCGGGAATATCGATACTCGTGCGAATCCGAGAAAAATCCTTACGTTCGACAAACTCCGAAAGAGTCGATTCCGACATTCGTTAGCCCTCCAAGCTCATAAACAGATGAACGCCTCGCGCCATCTCAACGGACAACTCACACTGCACCGCTCGAAACAGTTACTTGATCTCGACTTTGGCTCCGCTCTCTTCGAGCTTCTTTTTCATCGTGTCGGCTTCTTCCTTCGTCGCGCCGGACTTGATGGGCTTCGGAGCGCCCTCGACCAAGTCTTTGGCTTCCTTGAGTCCGAGGCTGGTGAGCTCGCGCACGACCTTGATGACTTGGATCTTCTTGTCGGCCGGAGCGCTGGCCAAGATCACGTCGAATGAGGTCTTTTCTTCGGCAGGAGCCGCTGCCGCGCCGCCGCCACCTGCTGCCGCCACGGCCACGGGCGCCGCCGCTGTGACGCCGAAACGTGTTTCGAGGCCCTTTACCAGGTCGGCCAATTCCAACACGCTCATGCTCTCGATTGCCTTGATCAATTCATCTTGTGAGAACTTGGTTCCTGCTGCTGCTGACATGTCGCCCTCCCCTTTCTTTTTATCCTGAATGGCTGCAATGACTCGCACAAACTTGCTCAAGACTCCGCTCAACGCATAGACCACACCGCGTATCGGGCCCTGCATGGCCGATAGCAGCATCGCAATCAACACTTCCTTCTTCGGCAATTGCGCGATAGCTGCTAGATCCGCAGCCTGCACCAGCTTGCCTTCCAACACGCCGACGGTCACCTTGATCTTTTCAGATCGCTTTTCGGCCTGTATGAAATCCCGCAAGATTTTCGCCGGCAAAACGGGGTCGTCATATCCGATGACCAGACCGGTCGGGCCCTTGAAATGGTCTTTTGCATCGGCGAGGATCGTACCGGTCGAGGCGCGGACGGCCAGGGTGTTCTTGATGACACAGTACTCGGCTTTGGCCCCGCGCAACTGCCTTCGCAGCTCGGTCATTTGATTGACGGGCATCCCGGCGCATTCCGTCAAAATGGCCAAGCGGGCGCGGCCGAATTTTTCCGTCAACTCCGCGATCGCTGTTGCCTTTTCTTCTTTCTTCATGCCTCTCCCCTTACTGAGAACCTGTCCGTTCTCAACTCCACAACTTCGACAACGCCACAGGATCCAGCTTCACACCAGGTCCCATCGTGCTCGACATCGTCACACTTTTGAGATACCGGCCCTTGCAGGATGACGGCTTGGCCTTGACCACCGACTCCAGCACCGCCTGCGCGTTATCGTATAGCTTCTGAACATCGAACGACACCTTGCCGACGGGCACTTGCACGATGCCGGCCTTTTCCACCTTAAACTCGACACGGCCCTTGCGAATCTCACTCACAGCCTTGCCCACCTCAAACGTCACGGTACCGGTCTTCGGATTGGGCATGAGCCCGCGGGGACCGAGCACCTTTCCAAGCTTACCGACAGAGGCCATCAGATCAGGCGTGGAGATCGCACAATCGAAATCCATCCATCCACCCTTGATTTTTTCCATCAAGTCATCAGACCCCACATAATCAGCCCCGGCCTGCCGCGCTTCCTGCTCCTTCTCACCCTTGGCGAAGACGAGCACGCGGAGCTTCTTACCGGTGCCGTGCGGGAGGGCCGTGGTTCCACGCACCATTTGATCCGACCGCTTTGGATCCACTCCGAGGCGAATCGCCAGGTCGACGGATTCATCATACTTGGCAAACGCTGCCTGCTTGACGGCCTCGACCGCCTCCTTCAACTCATAAAACCTGGGCTCGATCTTCTCCTGAGCCGCGGTCATCTTCTTTCCCATACTGCTGCTCCTTCACTTCCGCCGGAGGTTCACTCTGCACACATTTACTGGACGGTGATGCCCATGCTGCGCGCTGTGCCCTGGATAATCTTGATGGCGCCCTCTAGATCAGCCGCATTCAAGTCCGACAATTTCTTTTGCGCGATTTCTCGAACCTGAGCCTGACTGACCTTGCCCACCTTATCCTTATGCGGGACGCCTGATCCCTTGATGATTCCCGCGGCCTTCTTGAGCAAATCCGACGCCGGCGGCGTCTTCATGATGAAGGTAAAGCTCCGGTCCTTGTAGACCGTGATGATCACCGGGATGATGCTGTCCCCATCCTTCTGGGTCTTCGCATTGAATTGCTTGCAGAACTCCATGATGTTCACACCATGCTGGCCCAGCGAAGGACCCACCGGCGGAGCAGGATTGGCCTTACCGGCCGGAATCTGCAATTTAATTTGAGCTGATACTTCCTTGGCCATGAGTTACTCCCTGAGAACTGCGGACTGCGCGTGATGACCGAGAACAGCTCTCAGCTCACGACCACCAATCCAGTGACTCAAATACGTTCGACCTGCAAAAATCCAAGCTCGACCGGAGTAGACCGGCCAAAAATACTCACAAACACCTTTACGCGACTGTGGTCGGCATCCACATCATCGACGGCGCCGTTGAAGCCCAGGAACGGACCATCCACAATGCGAACATTATCTCCCTTAATGAACCGGACTTGCTCGCGGGGCCCAGCAGCCCCAGCATCGACCTGCTTCAGTAACGCATCGACCTCTTCCGAGGAAAGCGGCGTCGGCTGAGCCCCTCCACCAACAAACCCGGTCACCTTCGGAGTCTCTTTGATCATCTGCAACGTTTCGTCGGCCAACGGCGCTTCCAGCTCGACCAGGACATAACCCGGGAAAAACTTCCGCCGGGAGGTCCGCCGCTTTCCGTCCTTGATTTCGATGACATCTTCCGTGGGAACCAAGACCTGCCCA from Nitrospira sp. CR1.1 harbors:
- the rplL gene encoding 50S ribosomal protein L7/L12; amino-acid sequence: MKKEEKATAIAELTEKFGRARLAILTECAGMPVNQMTELRRQLRGAKAEYCVIKNTLAVRASTGTILADAKDHFKGPTGLVIGYDDPVLPAKILRDFIQAEKRSEKIKVTVGVLEGKLVQAADLAAIAQLPKKEVLIAMLLSAMQGPIRGVVYALSGVLSKFVRVIAAIQDKKKGEGDMSAAAGTKFSQDELIKAIESMSVLELADLVKGLETRFGVTAAAPVAVAAAGGGGAAAAPAEEKTSFDVILASAPADKKIQVIKVVRELTSLGLKEAKDLVEGAPKPIKSGATKEEADTMKKKLEESGAKVEIK
- a CDS encoding 50S ribosomal protein L1, with product MGKKMTAAQEKIEPRFYELKEAVEAVKQAAFAKYDESVDLAIRLGVDPKRSDQMVRGTTALPHGTGKKLRVLVFAKGEKEQEARQAGADYVGSDDLMEKIKGGWMDFDCAISTPDLMASVGKLGKVLGPRGLMPNPKTGTVTFEVGKAVSEIRKGRVEFKVEKAGIVQVPVGKVSFDVQKLYDNAQAVLESVVKAKPSSCKGRYLKSVTMSSTMGPGVKLDPVALSKLWS
- the rplK gene encoding 50S ribosomal protein L11, with amino-acid sequence MAKEVSAQIKLQIPAGKANPAPPVGPSLGQHGVNIMEFCKQFNAKTQKDGDSIIPVIITVYKDRSFTFIMKTPPASDLLKKAAGIIKGSGVPHKDKVGKVSQAQVREIAQKKLSDLNAADLEGAIKIIQGTARSMGITVQ
- the nusG gene encoding transcription termination/antitermination protein NusG, translated to MSNKNWYVIHTYAGFEGRVKTSLLERANQMGLTERLGQVLVPTEDVIEIKDGKRRTSRRKFFPGYVLVELEAPLADETLQMIKETPKVTGFVGGGAQPTPLSSEEVDALLKQVDAGAAGPREQVRFIKGDNVRIVDGPFLGFNGAVDDVDADHSRVKVFVSIFGRSTPVELGFLQVERI